A window from Chrysemys picta bellii isolate R12L10 chromosome 2, ASM1138683v2, whole genome shotgun sequence encodes these proteins:
- the LOC101949757 gene encoding SCAN domain-containing protein 3-like: MAKELKMEMDIRKAFKQPVPENAPECDAEMVPEKLPAAKKSRTWKEENRKFQEQWETRFLVFLKPSNSISEQVAVCAICKKEIRQIKMYAMQRHYNTHAGEVEQNYRGEFQRRKLLNDAKTELERQQQPPRDFLKKADQLLVATFKVALLLGQARKSFDEGELVKKIVLAVQPENTLFRELPLSNDMLQRSTRDLANFLQNEIAEKVAASPFYSLCLVESLDVMKNPKIIVCVRFFDCAHCCFTEGVLCQVSLTDRPTGKHIFQSVQARMQECWVSFDNLCGLTADGAAARQGAQAEVLNCFRKSCPQKLFLFHWFVHQEVLASKASMESMDEVESVVKKCISAVNTSGVNKERFATLCDTGSETHKVLLRYNLVHWLSFNDHVQWLFELRGELIEVLNTVSPELSQKLQDPEVHGALLFLKEFLPKLSSLTLELQIPQLTIFDRVEVIHTFRMTIADIVQQLQENRDFSVFSELSGFLGCQDESVQRKVGLAVTKYLRILSEELENCFSEGNFFRQYTFVTDPFSNSGSGFLAADKLTALRDRLASFASLDVRNLQYLLVHMRNNARMKTYFSQPGVTVQQFWLKVYLSEDTYRPLAKVALLFLSLFSTTVLCERAFSALHCLKGKSQNGLTDANLESSLLVSQETRDPADFPFQELLNVCR, from the coding sequence ATGGCGAAAGAGTTAAAAATGGAAATGGACATCAGAAAGGCTTTCAAACAACCAGTGCCAGAAAATGCCCCTGAATGTGATGCAGAGATGGTCCCGGAGAAGCTACCTGCTGCTAAGAAAAGCAGAACGTGGAAGGAAGAAAATCGAAAATTTCAGGAGCAGTGGGAAACGCGGTTTCTTGTGTTTCTGAAGCCATCCAATTCCATTTCTGAGCAAGTTGCAGTGTGCGCTATTTGTAAGAAGGAAATTCGTCAAATTAAAATGTACGCGATGCAGCGTCACTATAACACTCATGCGGGGGAAGTTGAACAGAATTACCGTGGTGAGTTTCAGAGGCGCAAGCTGTTAAATGATGCAAAAACCGAGCTCGAAAGACAACAGCAACCGCCAAGAGATTTTCTGAAGAAAGCGGATCAGCTCTTGGTGGCTACTTTTAAAGTGGCCCTGCTTTTGGGGCAAGCAAGGAAATCTTTCGACGAAGGAGAACTCGTGAAGAAAATTGTTCTGGCCGTTCAACCAGAAAATACGCTTTTCAGAGAGCTACCACTGAGCAATGACATGTTACAGAGGAGCACAAGAGATCTAGCGAACTTTCTACAAAACGAAATAGCCGAGAAGGTCGCAGCAAGCCCTTTCTACAGCCTGTGCTTGGTTGAGAGCCTTGATGTCATGAAGAATCCCAAGATAATCGTATgcgttcgcttttttgactgtgcTCACTGTTGTTTTACCGAAGGCGTTTTATGTCAGGTGAGCCTCACTGATAGGCCAACTGGCAAACACATTTTTCAGAGTGTGCAGGCGAGAATGCAAGAGTGCTGGGTTAGCTTTGACAATCTGTGCGGCTTGACAGCTGATGGGGCAGCGGCTAGGCAAGGTGCCCAAGCAGAGGTGTTGAACTGCTTCCGAAAAAGCTGCCCTCAGAAACTGTTTCTGTTTCACTGGTTTGTCCACCAAGAAGTACTTGCCAGCAAGGCTTCAATGGAAAGTATGGATGAGGTTGAATCCGTAGTGAAAAAGTGCATCAGCGCTGTGAACACCAGCGGTGTCAATAAAGAGAGATTCGCAACTCTGTGTGACACGGGCTCTGAGACGCACAAGGTGCTGCTGCGTTACAACCTGGTCCATTGGCTTAGTTTTAATGACCATGTACAGTGGCTGTTTGAGCTCCGGGGAGAGCTCATTGAGGTTTTGAACACCGTTTCGCCGGAACTGTCCCAAAAGCTACAAGATCCAGAAGTACATGGTGCTTTGCTCTTTTTGAAAGAGTTTTTGCCAAAGCTTTCTTCCTTGACCCTGGAGCTCCAGATACCTCAGCTCACCATATTTGACCGTGTTGAAGTAATTCATACATTCCGAATGACCATCGCTGACATTGTCCAGCAACTACAAGAGAACCGGGACTTTTCTGTTTTTTCTGAGCTTAGTGGGTTTCTCGGCTGTCAGGACGAGAGCGTACAGCGAAAGGTTGGCTTAGCTGTAACCAAATACCTGCGTATCCTCTCGGAAGAGCTTGAAAATTGTTTCAGCGAGGGAAACTTTTTCCGTCAGTACACTTTTGTGACGGACCCGTTCAGCAATTCTGGTTCAGGGTTTTTGGCTGCAGACAAACTAACAGCCTTGCGAGACAGATTAGCTTCCTTTGCCTCTTTGGATGTAAGGAATCTCCAGTATCTCTTGGTGCACATGCGTAATAATGCAAGGATGAAAACCTACTTCAGTCAGCCCGGTGTTACGGTGCAGCAGTTCTGGCTCAAAGTGTACCTGTCTGAGGACACCTACAGGCCTCTAGCTAAAGTTGCTTTGCTTTTCCTGTCCCTGTTTTCAACTACGGTGCTGTGTGAgagggcatttagtgcactgcatTGTCTGAAGGGCAAGTCCCAAAATGGCCTCACTGATGCTAACCTGGAATCTTCCCTTCTAGTTTCACAGGAGACCCGAGATCCTGCCGACTTTCCATTCCAAGAGCTCCTGAACGTCTGCAGGTAG